The following are encoded together in the Micromonospora lupini genome:
- a CDS encoding NAD(P)/FAD-dependent oxidoreductase, giving the protein MREVDVAVIGAGPAGLFAAYYAGFRGLSVAVIDALPEPGGQVTAMYPEKLILDVAGFPAVKGRDLVANLVAQAAPFGPQYLLGTRAEKLSYADDRPVLGLAGGEQLGCGAVVVTGGLGSFSPRPLPCADGAPGAGIVYFVTDPTELTDRDVLIVGGGDSAFDWALALQPLARSVTLVHRREKFRAHASTVARVLSLPVRVVVNAEVTRLLGDATVTAAEVTVRGGAAETLPVDTVVAALGFTADLGPLAEWGLRLDRRHILVDSAMATNLPRVFAAGDITEYPGKVRLIATGFGEAATAVNNAAVAIDPDAHLFPGHSSDAG; this is encoded by the coding sequence ATGCGCGAGGTCGATGTCGCCGTGATCGGGGCTGGTCCAGCCGGCCTCTTCGCCGCGTACTACGCCGGGTTCCGAGGGTTGTCCGTCGCGGTGATCGACGCGCTTCCGGAGCCGGGCGGCCAGGTCACCGCCATGTACCCGGAGAAGCTGATCCTCGACGTGGCCGGCTTTCCCGCCGTGAAGGGCCGTGACCTGGTCGCCAACCTGGTCGCCCAGGCCGCGCCCTTCGGCCCGCAGTACCTGCTCGGCACGCGGGCCGAGAAGCTGTCGTACGCCGATGATCGGCCGGTGCTCGGCCTGGCCGGCGGCGAGCAGCTCGGCTGCGGCGCGGTAGTGGTCACCGGCGGGCTCGGCAGCTTCAGCCCACGCCCACTGCCCTGCGCCGACGGCGCTCCCGGCGCCGGCATCGTCTACTTCGTCACCGACCCGACCGAGCTGACCGACCGGGACGTGCTCATCGTCGGTGGCGGCGACTCCGCCTTCGACTGGGCGTTGGCCCTGCAACCGCTGGCCCGCTCGGTGACCCTGGTGCACCGGCGGGAGAAGTTCCGGGCGCACGCCTCGACTGTCGCCCGGGTGCTGTCGCTACCGGTGCGGGTGGTGGTCAACGCCGAGGTCACCCGCCTGCTCGGCGACGCCACGGTGACCGCCGCCGAGGTGACCGTGCGCGGCGGCGCGGCCGAGACCCTGCCGGTGGACACCGTCGTCGCCGCCCTCGGCTTCACCGCCGACCTGGGCCCGCTCGCCGAGTGGGGTCTCCGGCTGGACCGCCGGCACATCCTTGTGGACAGCGCCATGGCGACGAACCTGCCCCGGGTCTTCGCGGCCGGCGACATCACCGAGTACCCGGGCAAGGTGCGGCTCATCGCCACCGGCTTCGGCGAGGCCGCGACTGCGGTCAACAACGCGGCGGTGGCCATCGACCCGGACGCCCATCTGTTCCCCGGGCACTCGTCCGACGCCGGCTGA